Below is a genomic region from Triticum dicoccoides isolate Atlit2015 ecotype Zavitan chromosome 5A, WEW_v2.0, whole genome shotgun sequence.
ttcaagttggtcaaacttgcctaaccttaggtgtggtaaCCTTAGGCAAACTTAGTagcaaaccaaacaacccctaataAATCAAGATGGAGGTAGTCCCAAACCAAACAACCCTTAATAAATCAAGATGAAGGTAGTACAATGTAGCGCTGTCTGATAGATGTAATTGTGTAAGTTACTTCCTGAAGAAATATAAGTGTCTAGATCACCAAAGGTTGGATCTACTCTCGAATTTCAGGCAGATTTGATGAAGATTTATTTACCGAGAAGCGGGTGCAGAAAGTTGTGCAGCCCGGCTGCGGTGCGGTGCAGGAGAGACGGCTGATCGAGTCTGAACTGAACTGAATATTGCTTGTTTCCGTCCAgaccggctcctcctcctcttcctcctaccaacccaacccaacccaacccaagCCAGCCCCAGGCCCCAGCTCGTCGCGGCTCTGACTGAATCCCCCCTTCACCACCGGACAGCTACCGCCGACGCCCCGATCccacccctctccccctccccctcccctgccgccgccgccgcctctcacgCCCCCTCCCCGCCGCGACGTAGGTCGCgccccgtccgtcgccgcctcgtCCGCGATCTCAGGCCGCTTGGAGGTACGTACGAGCTTGTTCGATTGTTACCGTCCAGCGATTAGCTAAGCACCCACCGACCTCCACGATTTCTGCGCGCGCACGGCACCCCACCATCTAGATCCCTAGGTAGCAAGGCGTCCAAGATGAGATAAGAATATTCCTGTTCCTGCGGAGTCTCTGTTCATGTCACCGAgacattttctttttctgtttataagCACCGGTATCGTGACCCAGTCGAGATTTTCTGATCTGCCCTCTGTTTTCTGGCAGATACGCTCGTCGATTCAGCCCCGCCGCCGTCGTCCAGCGAGGAGGGGAGATGCAGGTCAGCCACTCATCTCTTGACTAGCATCAGTGATTTAGTTAGGCCTAGGGCGTTCCACGATGTCCAACCTTGTCAGTTCAGTCTAGTGTATGACCCAAGAGCTAGTGGGAGGTTCACGATAGGGCAACCCAGACCAACCAAAATTCTTGTCAAATTCCCAATTCATGCAAACTTTTATACTAGTCAATAACATTTCTACCATATGATAGTTTTACAGTCCTTTTTAACTAGGCAGCGCCGGCCTCTTGAGGCTCGACAGTTTTCTAGGCAGCGTTTGCCTCTTGACATAGAAATAACTAGGCAGCCCCTGCCTCTCGACAGGATTCTACATCAAAAGCAACACGCGTAGACCACCACGAGTTCATGCCACCAGCAGATCCCTTGTTCCTTGGCGCAGCCTCAGTTCCTATAAGATCAAATGGCAGGCATGAGAGGAAAGATAAGTGACAGGCTGCAAAAGATttggcaaaacaaaagaaaatgttaGCAACACTACAGCCTACGGATAAAGCAGCTAGAAAATTAACTAGTAAACAAAGTTATGGTTTGCAAGAAAGAGATAAAGCAACACTCTGCAACCTACATGAGCTTCTACAAGCTATGTTCTGCGGCCATGCGTCGGCGTCCAAAGGTGTTATCATCAGAATATGTTCAGAAAAGCATATTATCAAAGAATAGGGGATACAAAACAGTAGGACGAAGCAAAGCATCTTTGGTAGCATGTTATCGATATAGGaaaagtaacaagtaacaaaagttaaCTCCATATAGCAGCTCTTTCGATGACCCCATGTTATTTAGTTATGTTTCTTTGCTGGGAACACTACTATGAATAAAATGCAGTTGTCTTGCGATACTAGTAGCTTAATTATCGATCTGTTCAGTAACTGTTATTTTTCAGAACAAGTGTGTCATTCTGCAGACTGGACTTGTAGTTGTGCTGCTGGAGATCATGTTTTGATATTCATAATAAAATTAACAACTAAATTATCGGGGCATGCCTAATCGACAACCTATTATAATTGTAACATGCCATAATTATTGAAACTTGTCCGTAGTTAAGACCAAGGTAACACTTCTTGTCACTCGATCGTTTATTTTTCTCCAAAGGACACCCCGGCTGGATTTCATTATCATAGCAATAACAATGTCCCAAGCGTCTGTGCACAcatgaagaaagaagagaaaattccttatttgacactactTTAAAATGtgtttccttatttgacactagaAAACTTTTTCTTCCTTATTTAACACGGGGTCTATATTTTATGCCTTTCATGACACTTTTTATCTATTTTTTCATCTAACATTATTAAATTGCATGTAAAAAGACAGTTTTGCCCCTCGTATAATATGAACTGGTCATCTGGAATACGTCGATGAGCTGTCGACTACAGTACATGCCCCGTCCCTGTGGTCGAGCTCCTCGGCCGCACGTCCTGGCAAGAGGCAACCTGGGCAAGGCGTCGCGCACGTCTTTGCCAGACAGCAAGATACCCCTGACCAAAATGGACTCAACCGGATTCCACTCCATACACAAGGACCAGCTCGTGGACTCGGTCAACACGCGCGCATGCAGGGTGCAAGTGCAATGGCGCCGCGCTCCGCATGCCTCCGCCTACTCGACAGCCTTTCTATTTAGATTCGGTAGCGAGCTGCCCCACTCGTTGTATCACATATCACATGAGGGGCAAAAacgtcttttcaggtgtcatttaacACACTTAAGGCTTAAAATGGACAAAAGTGTCATaaagggcataaaatttagacGCATTGTTAGATAGGGAAGAATTTTTTTTGCAGTGTTAAATAGGGCAAAAAGTTTTAagacagtgttaaataaggaattctctcaagaAAGAGTTAAACTATGCTTGGTGATCAGCCAAGAAGTAAACTATGCTCGGTGATATGCCAGAACAGGATAGTCACAAATGGAGTTCCATAAAGCAAGTCTATGAAGAAGAGATTGAACTCACCTAGGTAGTAATGGTGCAGAAATAGAAATACTGCACGGGTCCACACCTGACCAACCAATTGTTACCAGATTTAACCAACCTTGTATATTCATAAGCAAAAGTAAGTTTGAGTGAGGCACTATTATGTAACATTGATAGGAGCTCGGATTCGATCAACAATTCAACTGAAATCCAAAGTTTCCGCATAATAACATGAGGCAGAAGGTTAACAAAATTATTCCCAGGTTCAGGTGGTGGTGATCACCAGTCGCTTACTGAGGCTACTTGATTACACCTGTTAGCCCTAGCTGGATGGTATTGCCTAATGTCTGAATACAGCTTAGGTAGTCTTATTCAGCAGCTTTTTGGAACAAATTAGTATCGATCTCAACAGCCACAATCAGAACTACTGCGTCCCAGTTTAGTGATGTTATTTGTTTCCTGTTGCTCTCAGGcaatgataaccttggttcttaaaacaTTCTGACAATGTCTTCGGTCTATAGGCATCTAGAGCTAGGCTCTTCAAGGAGTACAAGGAGGTGCAGCGAGAAAAGTCAGCCGACCCAGATATCCAATTAATCTGTGATGATTCAAATATATTCAAATGGACTGCTGTAATCAAGGTATTTGCTTCTATCTCAAGGTGATGCAGGAACGAGCAGTATCAGCTTTGTTACTGATGCCTTTTCTTACTGTTTATGTCGTTAGGGCCCATCGGAGACACCTTTTGAAGGTGGCGTATTTCAACTTGCATTCTCAATTCCCGAGCAGTATCCTCTACTGCCTCCGCAAGTCCGCTTCATCACCAAAATTTTCCACCCAAATGTTCACTTCAAGGTTACTTTCTATACTGCCTTCTTTGAAATACATGCTTATTTTGGGGTATATGTATGAATTTGTGTTTTTTTGACCTTGTTGAAAGAAGGTAGAATCCTGATCTTCTTGGTTCCTGTTATTGAATTTTTCCTGCAATAACCTGAATCAATGttttataaatatagacccatttgATACTATTATTTGTTTGGTTTGTACTGTTGAAATTCCCTGCAACACATAAATACACCATGGGCCCATTTATGTGAACACAGCAAGCAGTACCTGTTGCTAAATCCAAAACTAAAGGGAAATTTCTGTTTCCTCAATTTCTCTTCTATTGTTTATGTCTCTAGACTGGTGAAATATGCCTGGATATATTGAAAAATGCATGGAGCCCTGCATGGACCCTACAATCTGTTTGCAGAGCCATTATTGCGTTGATGGCCCATCCAGAAGCAGACAGCCCACTTAACTGTGACTCAGGTAGCTTCATACCCTACTCATGAATTCGTTTTAATCACATTACTCGCTATTTCCTACTGGTGAACTGATTGGTGTTTATGTTCTCACTGTACGTCAAGCTATGTCGCATGAAAACGTCGTCGCCTTTATGGATTCAGCTCCTTTGTGACGTGGTTCTTTGAATTGCCTCTATAGTGAGGTGGTAGATACTAGGTTTCAAAGTATTGCCAGCTTTTAATACTTGGTATGTTACACAAGATTTGTGATTTACGAACCAGTGGGCTGTTACCCTAATGAAACCCCTGAATATTATAAGGTAAGGGTATCAAGTATCCATGGATAAATGGTGAGAGATTATCAAATCGATCACGGCTGCATTTAACATGGCATCCATGACATGAGGAATCGCTGGCCTCCATCATGGATCTGAACTTATACAAAATGGAAGTGATAAGTCTCTCTGCTTGCACAACTCCTGACATAAAGCGTGTAGATTTCCCAAAATCAGTTTTTGTTCAGCCGTCATACTGCTTAAAGTAGCAGGCCATAATATCGGTATAGTTGGGTCATAATGCTGTTTCCTGACTTCCCATTTGTGTAATGCAATCACAGGCAATCTTCTTCGCTCCGGTGACATCAGAGGCTACCAGTCCATGGCGCGGATGTACACCAGGCTAgctgccatgccaaagaaagagtaattTGCAGGTTTGCAAAGGTACACCAGAGCAGTAGCGCTGGCGCTGGCTGATTGATTCATGCATGTATCAACTCCGTAAGTTGTCAGGTGTAACTCGTTGCTATCCCCGTATGAACTTGTGTGGTCTGATTTTCTTACCCGACTTGTCGTTGTGGGTGTAATGTTGATTCTGTTGGGCTAAAAAGGATTTAAGCGTAAACGCTTGATTCATGATGATGTGTAATAAAATAATCCTCATAGGGAATTGGTAACATGTATATGGTTCCTCCAGTGCGCTATCCTCTGGTTGATTACCTGCTGTCCTCCTGTACACTTTGAGTTGCTGAAGCCTCGATGCCCCTACATATATGCATTGGTCCTTGCAGTTAAGTTTTTTTTTGAGGGATAAGGCCTAGTCTTTATTGATCAAAGTCCACAATGAGTGGGATTTTGTTTACATCATGTGGTTGGCCAAACCACACAT
It encodes:
- the LOC119302873 gene encoding protein PEROXIN-4; translated protein: MQASRARLFKEYKEVQREKSADPDIQLICDDSNIFKWTAVIKGPSETPFEGGVFQLAFSIPEQYPLLPPQVRFITKIFHPNVHFKTGEICLDILKNAWSPAWTLQSVCRAIIALMAHPEADSPLNCDSGNLLRSGDIRGYQSMARMYTRLAAMPKKE